Proteins encoded together in one Gammaproteobacteria bacterium window:
- the glnB gene encoding nitrogen regulatory protein PII-1 has protein sequence MKKVEAIIKPFKLDDVREALSAIGITGMTVTEVKGFGRQKGHTELYRGAEYVVDFLPKVKIEVVLPAEQIDICIETIANAAHTGKIGDGKIFVTPVDQVVRIRTGEQNHAAI, from the coding sequence ATGAAAAAGGTAGAAGCGATTATCAAACCGTTCAAACTCGACGATGTCCGCGAGGCGCTTTCAGCAATTGGCATTACCGGCATGACCGTCACGGAAGTCAAAGGATTTGGACGCCAGAAGGGACACACGGAACTCTATCGCGGCGCGGAATACGTGGTTGATTTTTTACCCAAGGTGAAGATTGAGGTGGTTCTTCCCGCCGAACAGATCGATATTTGTATTGAAACCATCGCAAATGCCGCCCATACCGGAAAAATTGGCGATGGAAAAATTTTTGTTACACCAGTAGATCAGGTAGTCCGAATTCGTACCGGAGAACAGAATCATGCGGCAATTTAA
- the dnaQ gene encoding DNA polymerase III subunit epsilon: MRQIILDTETTGLEPGAGHRIIEIGCIELIDRRLTKQRWHNYLNPDRKIDAGAAAVHGITNDFLKNKPRFSDIVEDLINFIRGSELIIHNAPFDVGFINNELRLAGSQWGRVEDICRVTDTLVLARGLYPGQKNSLDALCKRHGIDNSHRNLHGALLDAEILVEVYLAMTGGQVSLSLGGNVEPVRASSLTPLRISGNRPKLPITALTSEEEVAHQKKLDDIDKASNGNCVWRHMDAAVTFGVHA, from the coding sequence ATGCGTCAAATTATTTTAGATACTGAAACCACTGGCCTTGAACCAGGCGCGGGCCATCGTATCATTGAAATAGGATGTATCGAGCTAATTGATCGTCGCTTGACCAAACAACGCTGGCATAATTACCTCAACCCAGATAGAAAGATTGACGCCGGAGCGGCTGCGGTCCATGGAATCACCAACGATTTCTTAAAAAACAAGCCACGTTTTAGCGATATTGTTGAAGACTTAATTAATTTTATTCGTGGCAGCGAATTGATTATCCATAATGCGCCCTTCGATGTCGGATTTATTAATAATGAATTGCGCCTAGCTGGTAGTCAGTGGGGACGTGTTGAAGATATTTGTCGAGTTACCGATACTCTAGTTTTGGCGCGAGGTTTATATCCCGGTCAAAAAAACAGTCTGGATGCGCTGTGCAAACGCCATGGAATAGACAATTCCCACCGCAATCTCCATGGTGCCTTGCTCGACGCTGAAATACTGGTTGAAGTTTATCTGGCGATGACCGGAGGACAAGTCAGTTTGTCCCTCGGAGGAAACGTTGAACCTGTGCGCGCCAGCAGCCTTACGCCTCTCCGTATTTCTGGAAATCGACCCAAGTTACCGATAACTGCGCTCACGTCTGAGGAAGAAGTAGCTCATCAAAAAAAATTAGACGACATTGATAAAGCAAGTAACGGCAATTGCGTGTGGCGTCACATGGATGCCGCAGTGACGTTTGGAGTCCACGCCTAA
- the glnE gene encoding Glutamine synthetase adenylyl-L-tyrosine phosphorylase / Glutamine synthetase adenylyl transferase: MMTSITSAVLDLCSSLSESVARGFDQYVSAAAARQIAPLADPVLLAELPKVWAASEFVSRLCVADPALLTDFADSGDLIRDYDIGEYPRRVAAALVGVNNEAMLAASLRQLRRREMVRIAWRDLACRADYQTTVAELSAFADATIDAALDHLTTWLQRELGVPHSPIGAPQSMVVLALGKLGAQELNFSSDIDLIFAYPEDGETRGRRSISNSEFFIRLGQRLIKALSTATPLGFVFRVDMRLRPFGESGPLVVSFDALENYYQSHGREWERYALIKARPVAGDRNAGQSLLKLLRPFVYRRYLDYGAMDALREMKELIATEVRRKGLIGNVKLGPGGIREIEFIVQVFQLTRGGRVPELQDPRLLPILEILGRLRLLPDVVVLELVNAYIFLRNVEHRLQEYNDQQTQTLPRDAIACARLAVAMGYSSWERFQSDLDQHLTRVHDHFQRVFASPQNETVLEGKSDDLQALWHGLLEPERATQLLAELGMEPSVAAVLARLRTSAAVRALSERGQERLDRLIPLLLAAASKISRPSAAVDRLVTVLESIGRRTAYVALLVENPLALSQLARLCAASPWITHQIARFPLLLDELIDPRILYTPPRRAVLADALRQIMARLPGNDLEIEMEALRHFRHGNALRVAAADITGVLPLMVVSDHLTELAEVLLGEVLDLAWRDLVEKHGHPPYLGVGNPDARGFAILGYGKLGGIELGYGSDLDIVFLHDGEVTAPTDGAHPIDTGVFFLRLAQRMIHFLTTHTPTGKLYELDLRLRPSGASGLLVTSLDAYDRYQRTAAWTWEQQALVRARPVAGDAAVGESFRAIRHEILCRERNPAILCQEVREMRERMRAELGSKNPEHQFNLKQDRGGIADIEFLVQYLVLRHAHDHPGLTQWTDNIRQLDTLRDCGLLSSADVVTLQEAYRYLRRATHHATLQGEAACFPVEQLDNTLDEYRRDVTHLWQQHVEAIHG; this comes from the coding sequence ATGATGACATCCATTACCTCAGCCGTTCTCGACTTGTGCTCTTCATTAAGCGAGTCCGTGGCCCGTGGTTTTGATCAATATGTAAGCGCCGCCGCTGCACGCCAGATAGCACCCCTTGCCGATCCCGTGTTGCTTGCCGAATTGCCGAAGGTATGGGCGGCGAGCGAATTTGTTTCCCGTCTCTGTGTCGCCGACCCTGCGCTACTTACTGACTTCGCCGATAGCGGCGATCTGATACGTGACTATGACATCGGCGAATATCCGCGCCGCGTCGCGGCAGCTTTGGTAGGAGTCAACAATGAAGCAATGTTGGCAGCCAGCCTGCGCCAGCTCCGGCGACGGGAAATGGTGCGAATCGCCTGGCGCGATCTCGCCTGCCGCGCCGACTACCAGACCACCGTTGCCGAGTTATCGGCCTTCGCTGACGCCACGATTGACGCCGCCCTCGATCATTTAACCACTTGGTTGCAGCGAGAGTTGGGTGTTCCTCATTCTCCTATCGGCGCGCCACAATCAATGGTGGTGCTGGCCCTGGGAAAACTCGGCGCCCAGGAGCTCAATTTTTCTTCCGATATCGATCTTATTTTCGCCTACCCCGAGGACGGAGAAACCCGAGGTCGGCGCAGCATCAGCAATTCCGAATTTTTCATTCGCCTCGGTCAACGGCTAATTAAGGCACTGTCAACGGCAACTCCCCTTGGTTTTGTATTTCGCGTCGATATGCGTTTGCGTCCCTTTGGTGAATCGGGGCCATTGGTAGTGAGTTTCGACGCTCTGGAGAATTACTACCAATCACATGGACGGGAATGGGAACGTTACGCGCTAATCAAAGCACGCCCGGTCGCCGGGGATCGCAACGCCGGGCAATCATTGCTCAAACTCCTGCGTCCTTTTGTCTACCGGCGTTATCTCGATTACGGCGCGATGGACGCATTGCGCGAAATGAAGGAATTAATCGCCACCGAAGTACGCCGCAAGGGCTTAATCGGCAATGTCAAGCTCGGCCCTGGCGGGATCCGCGAAATCGAATTCATTGTTCAGGTTTTCCAGCTTACCCGTGGTGGGCGGGTTCCCGAACTCCAAGATCCACGCTTGCTGCCCATTTTGGAAATTTTGGGTCGTTTACGGTTACTGCCCGATGTCGTGGTACTTGAACTGGTCAACGCCTATATATTCCTTCGCAACGTAGAGCATCGCCTCCAGGAGTACAACGATCAACAAACTCAAACCTTGCCCCGCGATGCAATCGCTTGCGCGCGTCTCGCCGTGGCCATGGGTTATTCTTCCTGGGAAAGGTTTCAATCTGATCTGGACCAACATCTCACCCGTGTTCATGATCATTTTCAGCGGGTTTTCGCTTCGCCACAAAACGAGACCGTCCTTGAAGGTAAATCCGACGATCTCCAAGCCCTGTGGCACGGGCTGCTCGAACCGGAGCGCGCCACGCAACTATTAGCGGAATTGGGGATGGAGCCGTCGGTCGCTGCGGTGCTCGCACGGCTGCGAACCTCGGCGGCGGTACGCGCGCTTTCAGAACGTGGCCAGGAACGCCTGGATCGATTGATACCGTTACTGCTCGCGGCCGCGAGCAAGATTTCCCGCCCCAGCGCGGCAGTGGATCGGCTGGTGACTGTGCTGGAGTCGATTGGACGCCGCACCGCCTATGTTGCCCTACTGGTCGAGAATCCACTCGCGCTGTCGCAACTGGCACGTCTGTGCGCAGCAAGTCCCTGGATCACGCATCAGATAGCACGTTTTCCGCTGCTGTTGGACGAGCTGATCGATCCACGTATTCTCTATACCCCTCCGCGCCGCGCCGTTTTGGCGGACGCCTTGCGTCAAATTATGGCGCGCCTACCTGGGAATGACCTTGAGATCGAGATGGAAGCACTGCGCCATTTTCGGCATGGCAACGCCCTCCGAGTAGCGGCGGCAGACATCACCGGCGTTTTGCCATTGATGGTGGTGAGCGACCATCTCACTGAACTCGCCGAAGTGCTCCTTGGGGAAGTCTTGGACCTAGCGTGGCGCGATCTGGTGGAAAAACATGGGCACCCCCCCTACCTCGGCGTCGGTAACCCGGACGCCAGAGGCTTCGCCATCCTTGGTTATGGCAAACTGGGTGGAATCGAACTGGGTTATGGCTCGGATCTGGATATCGTTTTTCTCCACGATGGCGAGGTAACCGCGCCCACTGATGGTGCGCATCCCATTGATACTGGTGTGTTCTTTTTGCGTCTGGCCCAACGAATGATTCATTTCCTCACGACCCATACGCCAACTGGAAAACTGTACGAGCTTGATTTACGTCTGCGTCCGAGTGGCGCGTCGGGGCTGCTGGTCACGAGTCTGGATGCCTACGACCGCTACCAACGCACGGCGGCTTGGACTTGGGAACAACAAGCCTTGGTTCGCGCGCGCCCGGTGGCAGGAGACGCGGCGGTAGGAGAATCTTTCCGGGCGATTCGCCACGAAATTCTGTGCCGCGAACGGAATCCAGCAATACTCTGTCAGGAAGTACGAGAAATGCGCGAGCGGATGCGTGCTGAATTGGGTAGCAAAAACCCTGAGCACCAATTCAACCTCAAGCAAGATCGGGGCGGAATCGCCGATATCGAATTTTTAGTCCAATACCTGGTGCTCCGCCATGCCCACGACCATCCCGGATTGACCCAATGGACCGACAATATTCGCCAGCTCGACACTTTGCGTGACTGTGGGCTACTTTCGTCAGCAGATGTTGTGACACTTCAGGAGGCCTACCGCTACTTGCGCCGTGCGACTCATCACGCCACGCTTCAAGGTGAGGCGGCTTGTTTTCCAGTTGAACAACTCGATAACACCCTCGACGAATACCGGCGTGATGTGACTCACCTATGGCAACAACATGTCGAAGCGATCCATGGATAG